The sequence below is a genomic window from Bactrocera neohumeralis isolate Rockhampton chromosome 4, APGP_CSIRO_Bneo_wtdbg2-racon-allhic-juicebox.fasta_v2, whole genome shotgun sequence.
TTCTAAAATTAGGCCGTCGTTAAATAGTTAGAAAGATTCAATTTAGTCATCAAGAGTTTGCAGCAGTTTTGGATTGGAACCGGTTTAAAAATTCGAACTTCCCTTTGATTTTATGTCATGTATTTGTCAATAATTAGACaccgttataaaaataaatgtacgtATTATCTTTGATATACCGTCATTACGACTGCCATTGAGACATCGTATGTAATTTCACATATTGAAATACCCGTTATATGTGatctggtctacgaaaagggggcttaggtgtcaaaaaaaaggagaacaattaatgagataacgaaaaactgaagattatttttaacagctttttccagaaaactagttttcacacgatagcccccttttcgtagaccaggtcaaaTATACGTATTTATGTTTGTGTGAAATTGAGAGCTCATTAACCCCTTGACGTATTTCCACGAGCCTGGCTCGTGGTGTGTAGAAGTGTACATTTGAAGAAATCTCCCGTTATTTTCAACtaataatgtaaacaaaaaacattgttGCAGTTGAGTGCATTAACTACTGCAGATCAGTTGTGTAATTatccatattttttgttacgcagtaaaaataaataaaattcgtttCGTTTTGCGACAGTTCGTAAGCATCAAAACTGGTTTGTTTAGTGCAAGTTGCGTGCGAACAGTTGGAAGCGAATTTTGTTGCGCTAATTGATACGTCAAGGGGTTAAGGGGTATtgtggtctagaagcatgaatttcaggtaatttttaaagtgtcgtaaaaaaaggcaattaatatttttactatccatttttttattagttatttgttaattttagaagagtacagaaaaaaattaaaaactaaacaaagtaaaaaatttcacaaattatgagctgacgaagtgggggtctctaaaaatttccacgtgaccatacccatgatttcaaccctcctagttatctgaaaccaaaaaaaaaagattattaatccagaataatgtcgcaaccgccggaactacggaaaagtgggaaaaattttttttcacaaaatagcgactgcctgaaaaaaaaagtttttttggaaaaaaaaagtcactttttctgactatttcgaattttttaaaaatagtaaaaataaaaatttggggatggggctagttccagccatagacaagcctataaaaaatactctataaaaatttcgtgggtatcgttcctaaaaagtcagttttgagaaaaatgcatttaaagtttcgcgtaaagtcttttgttcgattagttccggccgaaccagtttggatgccgggtcagaaaaatgcctatatctccgaaaataatttgaattttgaaaaaccctcttgtacacatattcttgaatagttaaactttgaaaatataaaaaaattagatttttttaaatttctagaccagaatacccccttcaAAGAGATCAATACgttttgtacataagtatttacgAATTGTTAATTGAATATCAAACTTAGAGCTTTAATAGACTACTAATCACTGCTATAATTTAtaatagcgtctagggcacaaaatagactaaaactgccaacaaaacaatCAAATTGAGAAATTactaaaactcaaataaaatctgtcCAATTACCTTAGTTTTCCGTCAAAGCGAATAAGCGATTTAAAGCAGAAGCTATAGTCctaccgcaactaacaaacatgtTTCCACGCTATCACCTAAATAGCAAACTTTCGCAAAAATGTTCACCCTCTCTCAAATTGATATtatattaggcagcgatcttaTACCCCAAATAATACTTgatgatattgaaaaatttcaaaaaggctTTTGGCTGAAAATATTATTGACGTTTTGTCCAGGAGGaaaaaattcatggtggacgatgcctttgatgtcaaaaaagataaTGAGCATCGTTtccactttggatttgctcattcttcccatTTTTGGGCGAGGAGATGCCGGCGTGTGCCATTCGGTAGATTGCCGTTTTGTCTCAAATTTGTCAGAAACATCTGgttaagcctgcttgatcatatgaAATCGTCTGTGTCGCAGATTtactgagtttcacacagaCTTTAAatgcgtacctctgctctaacgaactcTGCATTTGCACCACTCatagaaacacgtcgcgcgaaaatgtgtgtcctgactctccagatgCTCGGAGACaattgaccagccgctcgtttgtAAACTAGGAAcgtcctctaccgaatccagtcggtgcgcgcacgcttcgaagtacagtcgcggcggaaaaaAATCAGTCTATTAgttttcggacaaaccctgtacgtGTACTACTAGGCAAAATGTTTGCTTAAGCGGACAGAaagtttaaatgagttaaaccTCCACCTACTTGGACACTCCATTCTACCCAGAAATAACTGCCGCACCTTAACATAACACACTTATACATAAACACACCGGAAACAAAACACACGTTTGCACCGCGACTATACACCACGTCACTAATGAAAAAGCGCATGATCATCGCCCCTAACGCATTCATTTCGAGAGAGGTCACCGCGCTACAATTATTGGAGCTGTCCACCAACCCGAGCACCACATTTACATTTCCGATAGCCACAACGATATGGCGCTGGATATACTTTTTGATCGTCAACGATACCTGAATCGGCCTCCGAAATATACACCCTGTCAAgacaatacaaataaaataaactaaaataactaATACACTTGTTGACACgggcattttaatttcgaataTCCCAATAAACATAATGGCAAGCGTTTTGTAAATTAAGATAGCAGCAAGCTTGCATTAATAAGAGTTTTGCGAATGTCGTTGAGAATTTACTTGCAAATGCAAGTGTTtcacaaatgtaaacaaaacggAACGGTGCGGCTGCAAGTTCTGGAAGTATCCAGAATGAATTTGTGGAACCGCAGGTTGTGCCTCaagcacaaaataattttgattcttGCCATTCGTCGTAAGTTCAATACGTTTAATAGGTTTctagttacattttttttattcatattcaaaTTCAATTGCAGAAACTCGCTGAAAATGGAGGCAAGAAAGATTACTTTGTGTTTGCCTCTAAGTCATATTTCCAGGACGCAAAAAAtcgtattaaaattaaatttacattttaatttaatattattacattaaaaacaaaattaatattaaaaatgattttttaaatgtatcaaCGAAAAAACATATCCAAAACAAAGTAAATGTTTAAAACGCTTAccaatttttattagaaatacgtgttttttaagcattttcaaAACGTGTAATTACGTtacttaaaaaacatattttgcaattgttttttaaaCGCTTATAAATTTCGGTCCTTTGCGATTCTAAACCCCTTGCTTTGATGTCTTTTGTAAAGGTCGCAGCAGcgttttataagtttttacTTACATTTGAACGCTTACAAAACgcttatttatatgtaaatgttgaCTGGGATGTTATTCACACAATTACAAATCAATTTATACAATTCCAGTGTAATCAGtcaattattatttacaaaatatttaaattgtttttgcattttatgattTCATCTACTaagttattgtaattttttatcgttaCAGTTGGTTTCTCTTGAAAAAGCCCAAATACTTCAGTTGGAATCATATTTGGCAGCACAAACTTCACAAGCTATTATTACTGAGGATAATGCGATATTAATATCACAGTTAATGCTAATGGACCCAATGGGACAGGTTCGAAGAATTCCTAATAGTGTTTTGGAACAGGTGAAAGgactaaataaaagtttaaagttGGGATACCTACTATGTCGCTGCCGTAGGCCTGATTTACTGCTTGATATAATTCAACGACAAGGTACAACGAAGTCTATGCCATGGCTTTCAGACCTGGTACAGAGCAGTGAAGGTGATTTCAGTCACCTTCCTGTGCAATGTTTATGTGAGTTCCTGTTATTTAATACCAATGCAATTACTGAAGAAAATAATCGCGATGGAGAATTGGTTTGTTACTTGAGGAATCTTGTAATGGAAGAACAATATCAGAAAAGGACTGTCTGCGAAGTTTTAGACTacatttttcggagattgtcaTCAACAGTTAAACAATCGCGCAACGCTGCAATATGcggcttaaaaattatttttaaagataacACCGAGTTAAATGATTGGCTACTAAAGTCAATACCACAGATTCCATGTTTTAAAGAAGCGCTATCTTTTATGATACCACAACTAAGATCTGCATGTCAGGTTGAAAATTCACCTCTGTTAGTAATGGCTTATATCCAGTTTGTAGCTGCACATACTATTAACGATGGTGTTATTGATATGCTCGATCACGTCATTGACATGGCACAATTAATTGTGGAACGGAGCACTATGTTTCAGCACATTATACCAGCGAATGGGGATCTATTACTGGGACATAATGACAGCAATTTCTCTGAATGTCagtttcaaactttaaaatgcCTTTTTGTTATGttcaataattatattattcgtCTAAGAGAACACAGAGAGCCTTATGAATGGACTGAATACCCAGACTTACTTATGGTCCAATTCGAGGATGGAGCACAATTGCCTCTTCATTTAAACATTATTCATGCCTTTATAATCTTATTAACACAATCTAGCAGTCAAATGCCTGAATCGCTTCCAATTTTGGATTACTGGTTTCCCCCAGGTCGAAGACCGCCATCTGGCTTCTTACCAAATATGCCACATGAAGCTGTGCAACTGTTACCTGATTggctaaaattgaaaatgattcgCTCTTCAGTTGACCGCTTGATTGAAGCGGCTCTCTTAGATCTTACTCCAGATCAAATTGTTctgtttgtgcaaaatttcggaaCACCAGTGATTTCCATGTCAAAGTTATTAGCCTTGTTGGACCATGCTGTGAATGAGGAACTGGAACTTGTTAAAAGTGCAATACTTAACAAAGCTTACTTGGCTCAATTGAttgaaattcaacaaaaacgAGGAGCAAAAAATGGTCATTTTACTGTAAAAGCCCTTGAATTGTACTCTCATTCGCAAACTGTCCCAGATAATCCAAAACAAACTGATACAGGTTTAGGCCTCTTAAGTTTCGAGAAAAGCTTCCAACCTCTAGCACCTACATCTCATTATCgagtaaataaagatattgaagacATAATTGGCGATGTATTAAAAACTTCGCATTACCATTGCCTAAGTTGTATTCGATTTCGTAGGTTAATTAATCATTTCCTTGATAGAGATTTCTTGTTAACTAAAAATCGTAGAGAACTTATGACCAGTCACTTGAAAAAGGGTTGGATATGCTTATTGCGAATTATTGACAGATACAAACGTTCAATTTCCCAACAAACAACATCGCAAATAAAACATACGTGCACATTTTTAAGAGTacttctaaaacaaaaatttattacttcgAATGAATTCGGTGTTTTATTTGAGAAACTGACTGAATGTGAAGCTTTATGGGAAGTAGAAATGAATTTGAAAGGAAACATTTACGTGTATATAAAAAGTTTGTTCATAATAATGAAACGGAAAGAgactgaattttttcaaatgtcttCAAAAGCTTTCGGAAGTATTGCACGTAAACCGACCATAGAAGACATTGAAATgttatttggtttaaaaaaagagaaaatatcgGAGGAGGTGGAATTTTTGTGCCATTGTGGATTAATTGTCGACCGATTATGTGAAATAGATTCAGAGTTCACAAACTTACGCAAGCAGAATCAGATTGGCCTTCTGTTTACAAAAAACTGTGCAGATTTTCGGTTCCATATGCTTTCCTTAATATGTCATCAAATGAGTTGGGGAACAGTACTATTTACTTTGAAATTGTTAATGCATgaaatgcaacaaaatattgATTCTAGTACCGCTCTCAATTTCGTTGAAGCGCTTATTAATAATCCAAAACTTTGGCAAGGTCGAGACAAAACCATATCTAAAACCAATTTTCcggaaattatgtttttattagaCGAAATCGAGATGAATgctttaattagttttattataaatgAAGCCGATTCAAGCTTTCATTCTATTTTAGAAGCTCACGATTATAAAATTTGCTCACGCATTAGCCTCCTATTTAGGATAACAAGAAGGAAGCATAAAGATATTTCCAAATTAATAGAATATATGTTCAGGAAATCATGCCCGCATTTGTTGAAGATAAAGATTATTCACCAAATGTATCTTTTGCATCCTTCTATTCGCTTTATGacaaacaatttaaaagaaCATGAAACGAAAATAACTACTTTACGGGGTTGCAAAGCTGATAAAGTATCAAACTATCTAATTACTTGTCTCGGAAATCTTTTCCTTAGGAAAGATTTCGAAACACTTTCTAGTGATATTGAAATGTTAATACGAAAATTTGCTGCATCGCAccctattttatttttacgtcAACTAGGTGTTTTATCATCTCTAATACAAGGTAGGGCTCAATTAGGTGTTCGCTTATTGCGCGACGAATATCACTTTCAtcgttttattcaaatattacgGGCACTTCAATTATTACAGCCCATGTTATTTGACGACAGTTATAAAACTGAATTTCAAGCAGCATTGGagtgttatttttcattttttaagcaTCACAGCTTTATTAAAGAGTCATATCACATATTGATAAAATTTGTTGAACTATTGCAAGCATATATCAATTCCAATCCGTCTAGCGCGCTgctatatattgaaaaatatgttggAATTTTAATGGAATTATCAGTTAAATTTAATTCCATAACGTCATTACATCAACTTGTACAAGGTATAGCTCTTTTACAGCAAAAAGGTGTCACAATAAATGAGTTAAACGATGAAGAAAATAAGCACGATTTTGAATTAGAAGAgcatgtaaataataataactttatttcAACAGATTGTGAAACTTCGGAAGCTACTTCTACAAATTTGTTTGAATCTAATAACAAAGGAGGAGTTCAGTTTTCTATTTCTGCACCATTTACAAAACCACTTACATTGTCTCAACATTTTACTGACCTTATAACCATAATTAAAAACTCTAGTACGGAAGAAACTATTTTAGGACCTTTACAGGAAATAGAAAGTCTTACATCTAAacgtttttcatatttaaacgAGGTATTTGATCGGCTACTGGAGTTAATATTTTCTCCAAGTGCACAGATACGCTCTAATGCCTTTATACTTTTAGTTCGCCATTTAAAACATAACCCGGGACGCTCTGACATTAATCGTTGCACCCTTAATGCATACATTCAATGCTTGAGGGATGATAACTCATCTGTTGCCACAACCGCTGTAGACAACTTAGTTGAAATGACTCTACTATTGCAAGAGCATACAGTTGAAATACTTTCTGTGGCATTTACTTTGGGAGTTAAATCACAATTAAACACTAGTACTCAAATAAAACGGGTTTTGCAAACACTAATGTTACAACATGGATACTAATTTCAGACTTCCTACTAACCCAGACGTTACACAATCAagaaattgctttaaaattacaATACACCCACACTCTTCTACTACCACAATCTCACTTTTCGAACTTGAACGCCTTCTAGAAACCAATTTTTCCAGTAAAGTCGTCAAGTGATTTGACGATGAAGTTAAAACAGCTAATAACATAGTTTTAGAAACAAATACTATGTAATTGTTAGGAATATGGATATTTCGTTGTATTCATGGATTAAtatcaaaatatgtacatatatcaatcaATTTTAGTAGGAATTGAATGTCTGTGTCTCTCGAATAACTTGTAGGGTAGAACAAGTAAcgttcaaaaaagcaaaaaatatggaatTGGAATATATTCAAGCTGTTTTCGTTTCCCATTACatctttttgttaaataataataataagttgcTTGTGGCA
It includes:
- the LOC126756540 gene encoding integrator complex subunit 1 isoform X3; this translates as MNYQIQEIQITWECLHLKGSHLFQIATMFQTSPEQSSHYLAEIYKEFLLQREDCLRTLRVFLRELVRVLRYDMNIVKFCKSFMSTRIDLMEQVEHSEFKERIFHSMVDIICLCMLLSVSPQIREACILLRSNKEIKNNPLLLNFYTQMSQIQLEAVSWMYETVPNLFKIQSSEYSQALHKLLLLDSPEQYSRCDQWPSEPERGTLLRIVSETPVLEDTLLRIILIGITKDIPLTIPETIDIIMMVIKRASSMRILNYPAVQANKYDVIDFLFNMVEYHYPENINLPLDYVPPKLAITILYWKAWIIMLMISAHNPSTFGAFCWKHYPTMKALIEMCITNQFSEQNPGKEELQLVSLEKAQILQLESYLAAQTSQAIITEDNAILISQLMLMDPMGQVRRIPNSVLEQVKGLNKSLKLGYLLCRCRRPDLLLDIIQRQGTTKSMPWLSDLVQSSEGDFSHLPVQCLCEFLLFNTNAITEENNRDGELVCYLRNLVMEEQYQKRTVCEVLDYIFRRLSSTVKQSRNAAICGLKIIFKDNTELNDWLLKSIPQIPCFKEALSFMIPQLRSACQVENSPLLVMAYIQFVAAHTINDGVIDMLDHVIDMAQLIVERSTMFQHIIPANGDLLLGHNDSNFSECQFQTLKCLFVMFNNYIIRLREHREPYEWTEYPDLLMVQFEDGAQLPLHLNIIHAFIILLTQSSSQMPESLPILDYWFPPGRRPPSGFLPNMPHEAVQLLPDWLKLKMIRSSVDRLIEAALLDLTPDQIVLFVQNFGTPVISMSKLLALLDHAVNEELELVKSAILNKAYLAQLIEIQQKRGAKNGHFTVKALELYSHSQTVPDNPKQTDTGLGLLSFEKSFQPLAPTSHYRVNKDIEDIIGDVLKTSHYHCLSCIRFRRLINHFLDRDFLLTKNRRELMTSHLKKGWICLLRIIDRYKRSISQQTTSQIKHTCTFLRVLLKQKFITSNEFGVLFEKLTECEALWEVEMNLKGNIYVYIKSLFIIMKRKETEFFQMSSKAFGSIARKPTIEDIEMLFGLKKEKISEEVEFLCHCGLIVDRLCEIDSEFTNLRKQNQIGLLFTKNCADFRFHMLSLICHQMSWGTVLFTLKLLMHEMQQNIDSSTALNFVEALINNPKLWQGRDKTISKTNFPEIMFLLDEIEMNALISFIINEADSSFHSILEAHDYKICSRISLLFRITRRKHKDISKLIEYMFRKSCPHLLKIKIIHQMYLLHPSIRFMTNNLKEHETKITTLRGCKADKVSNYLITCLGNLFLRKDFETLSSDIEMLIRKFAASHPILFLRQLGVLSSLIQGRAQLGVRLLRDEYHFHRFIQILRALQLLQPMLFDDSYKTEFQAALECYFSFFKHHSFIKESYHILIKFVELLQAYINSNPSSALLYIEKYVGILMELSVKFNSITSLHQLVQGIALLQQKGVTINELNDEENKHDFELEEHVNNNNFISTDCETSEATSTNLFESNNKGGVQFSISAPFTKPLTLSQHFTDLITIIKNSSTEETILGPLQEIESLTSKRFSYLNEVFDRLLELIFSPSAQIRSNAFILLVRHLKHNPGRSDINRCTLNAYIQCLRDDNSSVATTAVDNLVEMTLLLQEHTVEILSVAFTLGVKSQLNTSTQIKRVLQTLMLQHGY
- the LOC126756540 gene encoding integrator complex subunit 1 isoform X1, whose product is MDRCKGVNNARGQKKSSGPMGNEFFALGAKSSREDTKKISSCKGNNMVSDRKREAPSTVSNASKKAKLMRFEESSGLTIHESWDQFAIECETTNLINAIKDNIDQFDDNFLRIVCGSVKQLMEPYTRNKIDYVLYYSLFYLAKLKPNIFRKDILSSALLYILRRDVNIKIKQSSNSQAIASNLLTKAFYDRNNWPEYLIRIYIEDAINERIWADNDFCMPYIKNICYIFNTKIPPNNAMQLETPAFGGSVGQQHREMQLCLEDDSGDGSSNTIDSMGFGIDTDAPFLIANRFSDIENTVEKMVVDAIKEQLNKRQQTDWYTRNFLKFLCSTAGLGEVRYLCITRLELWIHNGKLVKYAQQLLYYICYNIKDNHIKDHEVLAILVKIRLKTKPSLNFFMFCIKEMIIQQPKVLRLILKLVVQNELSNTRNPNNMGMLATMFQTSPEQSSHYLAEIYKEFLLQREDCLRTLRVFLRELVRVLRYDMNIVKFCKSFMSTRIDLMEQVEHSEFKERIFHSMVDIICLCMLLSVSPQIREACILLRSNKEIKNNPLLLNFYTQMSQIQLEAVSWMYETVPNLFKIQSSEYSQALHKLLLLDSPEQYSRCDQWPSEPERGTLLRIVSETPVLEDTLLRIILIGITKDIPLTIPETIDIIMMVIKRASSMRILNYPAVQANKYDVIDFLFNMVEYHYPENINLPLDYVPPKLAITILYWKAWIIMLMISAHNPSTFGAFCWKHYPTMKALIEMCITNQFSEQNPGKEELQLVSLEKAQILQLESYLAAQTSQAIITEDNAILISQLMLMDPMGQVRRIPNSVLEQVKGLNKSLKLGYLLCRCRRPDLLLDIIQRQGTTKSMPWLSDLVQSSEGDFSHLPVQCLCEFLLFNTNAITEENNRDGELVCYLRNLVMEEQYQKRTVCEVLDYIFRRLSSTVKQSRNAAICGLKIIFKDNTELNDWLLKSIPQIPCFKEALSFMIPQLRSACQVENSPLLVMAYIQFVAAHTINDGVIDMLDHVIDMAQLIVERSTMFQHIIPANGDLLLGHNDSNFSECQFQTLKCLFVMFNNYIIRLREHREPYEWTEYPDLLMVQFEDGAQLPLHLNIIHAFIILLTQSSSQMPESLPILDYWFPPGRRPPSGFLPNMPHEAVQLLPDWLKLKMIRSSVDRLIEAALLDLTPDQIVLFVQNFGTPVISMSKLLALLDHAVNEELELVKSAILNKAYLAQLIEIQQKRGAKNGHFTVKALELYSHSQTVPDNPKQTDTGLGLLSFEKSFQPLAPTSHYRVNKDIEDIIGDVLKTSHYHCLSCIRFRRLINHFLDRDFLLTKNRRELMTSHLKKGWICLLRIIDRYKRSISQQTTSQIKHTCTFLRVLLKQKFITSNEFGVLFEKLTECEALWEVEMNLKGNIYVYIKSLFIIMKRKETEFFQMSSKAFGSIARKPTIEDIEMLFGLKKEKISEEVEFLCHCGLIVDRLCEIDSEFTNLRKQNQIGLLFTKNCADFRFHMLSLICHQMSWGTVLFTLKLLMHEMQQNIDSSTALNFVEALINNPKLWQGRDKTISKTNFPEIMFLLDEIEMNALISFIINEADSSFHSILEAHDYKICSRISLLFRITRRKHKDISKLIEYMFRKSCPHLLKIKIIHQMYLLHPSIRFMTNNLKEHETKITTLRGCKADKVSNYLITCLGNLFLRKDFETLSSDIEMLIRKFAASHPILFLRQLGVLSSLIQGRAQLGVRLLRDEYHFHRFIQILRALQLLQPMLFDDSYKTEFQAALECYFSFFKHHSFIKESYHILIKFVELLQAYINSNPSSALLYIEKYVGILMELSVKFNSITSLHQLVQGIALLQQKGVTINELNDEENKHDFELEEHVNNNNFISTDCETSEATSTNLFESNNKGGVQFSISAPFTKPLTLSQHFTDLITIIKNSSTEETILGPLQEIESLTSKRFSYLNEVFDRLLELIFSPSAQIRSNAFILLVRHLKHNPGRSDINRCTLNAYIQCLRDDNSSVATTAVDNLVEMTLLLQEHTVEILSVAFTLGVKSQLNTSTQIKRVLQTLMLQHGY
- the LOC126756540 gene encoding integrator complex subunit 1 isoform X2; this encodes MDRCKGVNNARGQKKSSGPMGNEFFALGAKSSREDTKKISSCKGNNMVSDRKREAPSTVSNASKKAKLMRFEESSGLTIHESWDQFAIECETTNLINAIKDNIDQFDDNFLRIVCGSVKQLMEPYTRNKIDYVLYYSLFYLAKLKPNIFRKDILSSALLYILRRDVNIKIKQSSNSQAIASNLLTKAFYDRNNWPEYLIRIYIEDAINERIWADNDFCMPYIKNICYIFNTKIPPNNAMQLETPAFGGSVGQQHREMQLCLEDDSGDGSSNTIDSMGFGIDTDAPFLIANRFSDIENTVEKMVVDAIKEQLNKRQQTDWYTRNFLKFLCSTAGLGEVRYLCITRLELWIHNGKLVKYAQQLLYYICYNIKDNHIKDHEVLAILVKIRLKTKPSLNFFMFCIKEMIIQQPKVLRLILKLVVQNELSNTRNPNNMGMLATMFQTSPEQSSHYLAEIYKEFLLQREDCLRTLRVFLRELVRVLRYDMNIVKFCKSFMSTRIDLMEQVEHSEFKERIFHSMVDIICLCMLLSVSPQIREACILLRSNKEIKNNPLLLNFYTQMSQIQLEAVSWMYETVPNLFKIQSSEYSQALHKLLLLDSPEQYSRCDQWPSEPERGTLLRIVSETPVLEDTLLRIILIGITKDIPLTIPETIDIIMMVIKRASSMRILNYPAVQANKYDVIDFLFNMVEYHYPENINLPLDYVPPKLAITILYWKAWIIMLMISAHNPSTFGAFCWKHYPTMKALIEMCITNQFSEQNPGKEELQLVSLEKAQILQLESYLAAQTSQAIITEDNAILISQLMLMDPMGQVRRIPNSVLEQVKGLNKSLKLGYLLCRCRRPDLLLDIIQRQGTTKSMPWLSDLVQSSEGDFSHLPVQCLCEFLLFNTNAITEENNRDGELVCYLRNLVMEEQYQKRTVCEVLDYIFRRLSSTVKQSRNAAICGLKIIFKDNTELNDWLLKSIPQIPCFKEALSFMIPQLRSACQVENSPLLVMAYIQFVAAHTINDGVIDMLDHVIDMAQLIVERSTMFQHIIPANGDLLLGHNDSNFSECQFQTLKCLFVMFNNYIIRLREHREPYEWTEYPDLLMVQFEDGAQLPLHLNIIHAFIILLTQSSSQMPESLPILDYWFPPGRRPPSGFLPNMPHEAVQLLPDWLKLKMIRSSVDRLIEAALLDLTPDQIVLFVQNFGTPVISMSKLLALLDHAVNEELELVKSAILNKAYLAQLIEIQQKRGAKNGHFTVKALELYSHSQTVPDNPKQTDTGLGLLSFEKSFQPLAPTSHYRVNKDIEDIIGDVLKTSHYHCLSCIRFRRLINHFLDRDFLLTKNRRELMTSHLKKGWICLLRIIDRYKRSISQQTTSQIKHTCTFLRVLLKQKFITSNEFGVLFEKLTECEALWEVEMNLKGNIYVYIKSLFIIMKRKETEFFQMSSKAFGSIARKPTIEDIEMLFGLKKEKISEEVEFLCHCGLIVDRLCEIDSEFTNLRKQNQIGLLFTKNCADFRFHMLSLICHQMSWGTVLFTLKLLMHEMQQNIDSSTALNFVEALINNPKLWQGRDKTISKTNFPEIMFLLDEIEMNALISFIINEADSSFHSILEAHDYKICSRISLLFRITRRKHKDISKLIEYMFRKSCPHLLKIKIIHQMYLLHPSIRFMTNNLKEHETKITTLRGCKADKVSNYLITCLGNLFLRKDFETLSSDIEMLIRKFAASHPILFLRQLGVLSSLIQGRAQLGVRLLRDEYHFHRFIQILRALQLLQPMLFDDSYKTEFQAALECYFSFFKHHSFIKESYHILIKFVELLQAYINSNPSSALLYIEKYVGILMELSVKFNSITSLHQLVQGIALLQQKGVTINELNDEENKHDFELEEHVNNNNFISTDCETSEATSTNLFESNNKGGVQFSISAPFTKPLTLSQHFTDLITIIKNSSTEETILGPLQEIESLTSKRFSYLNEFAI